The nucleotide window CGAGCGACCCCGTCTTGGAGGAACTCTCGGAACCGATCCTGGTACGGGGTGTCGGGGTCGTACAGCTCCTCGTCGTCGAACACCGACTCGCGGGTCGGCAGCAGCGCCGCCGACTCACAGTACCGCCCCATCGACTCCGGTTCGACGAACTTCGCGATGAACGACTTCATCGCGTCCGCGGCCCCGTCGTCGCTGCTGCGGAACGTCCCCTCGGTCCACCCACCGACGCCGGTCGTGTGTTCCCCGTCGGCCGGGCGTGGGATCTTGGCGACCTTCCACCGTTCCCACCGGTCGTCGGGGACCCCGTCGTCGGCCTCGATAGGGTTCTTGATGTTCCGTTCGATCTGGTCGTTGTTGCCGACGAACATCGCGAGGTTGCCGGCACGACCCTCTCGTGGGAGGAACTCCACTTCCTCGATACTCGCGACGCGCTGGGGGGTGACACCCGTGTCGACGAGATCACGGACGAACGACAGCGCGTCGACGAGTGCCTGCCGGTTCGCGTCCTCACCCAACACCGGCGCACCCGAGTCGTCGAGCAGTTCACCGCCCGCACTCCAGAAGTACGGGAGGTTCGTGAGCGCCGACGACGTCGGGAACATGAACGCGTCCATCTCCTCGCCTGCGTCGATCTCCTGGCCGACGGTCAACAGTTCCTCCCACGTCGTCGGCGGGTCACCGTCGTTGTACGTGTCGAGGACGTCCTGTCGGTAGTAGAGACACCGACACCCCGTGTACTTCCAGGCCGCCAACAGGTCGCCGTCCCGCACCGCGGTCTCCCTGACGAACGGGAAGAAGTCGTCGATGTCGTCGACGTAGTCGTTCAGCGGTTGGAGGTACTCGTAGAAGTCCGCCACCCACTTCGAGTCGAGTGTCGACCCGTCCGGGGCGTTCCCTTCGGCGGCACTCGTCAGGAGGTTGTTCTTCCACTGCCCGAACGCCGGGTACTTGACGTCGATCCGGTAGTCGGGGTGGTTCTCCGCCCACGCCTCGTGTTGTTCTTTCAGCGCCGGCGCCGCCGCCGGTTGGTCGCTCTGTTCTTCGATCGGTGTGTAGAACGTGCTCGTCTGGTACGTGAGCGGTGTCTCACCCTTGCCGAACCGTTCGTGAGTGATCGTCGGTGCCGACTCGTCGACACTGCCGCCGGAGTCGCCACCGAGACAGCCTGCCAGACCGCCGACTGCTCCCGCGCCGACTGCCGATACGACTGTGCGCCGTGGAAACTCCCGCGTTTCGTCTGCCATCGGGATACCGTCGTAATAGCACGTAGATTTAAAAAACTGGCCGTAGCTCGTACGAACAGGACGGGCGGAGACCGGGGTCGGGCCGCGGTGAGTGGAGCGCGTGACGGCAGCGTGGTCAGTCGTTCACGTCGTCCAGCCGCTCGGACACTACCGTCTCCCCCATCGCGGTCAGTCCGGGGTCGTCTTCCACGTCGACCAGCCCTCTCGCCGAGAGCGACTCCAGAATCTGTCCGACACCCTCCGGGTCCACGTCCAACAGCATCCCGACGTCCATCTCGTCGCCGGCCGAGTACAGCGCGACGAGCGTCTCCGTCTCCGCCTCGGAGAGGTCCAGGTCCCGGAGACGTTCCTCTCGCCGGCGGTAGTCGTGGGTGATCCGGCGTTCGAGCACCCGGAACAGTCGGTCGTCGGCGGCGCCGAACTCCGTCGTCACGGTGTCGCCGCCGTCGTGGTGGCGGACCTTCACCGCCTTCCGGGTGTCGCCGCCGTCGGCGACCCGTTGGCGGCCCCGCTCGGCGTGGACCAGTTCCGTCGGGTGGATGGTCGTCACCGGTTCGCCGTCGGCGTGGAACGCGAGCCGTCGCCCCTCGGGGACGACCGTACAGGGGCGCGGGCGTTCGTCCGTCACACGGCCACCGATCCGGGCGGGGTGAGTGACGAGTACGGTCTCGTCGGCCAGCAGCGCCTCGAACAACGCGTCGGCGGCGTCGACCTGGCGGCGACCGGGGAACTCGCCGACGGCGAGCCGACGACGGCCGTCCCGGCGGTACGCGACCGCGACGGTGTCGTCGAACACGTCGTCCATCCCGTCGGGGACGTAGTCGACGGCCACGTCCACGACGGCGGACAGCGGGATCGTCACCGTCTCGTCTGCGGCGACGACCACCTCGTCGGCGCCGAGGACGACCCGGGCGTCCGTCGGCTGGCCGCCGTTCAGCCCCGCGACCGCGACTCGGACGGACTCCGTCAGTCGGATCGGCTCCGTCGCGCGGTTCCGGGGCGCCGCCGACGCCTCGCCGGCGTCCGGACCGAGCCGAGGCCCTGTGGTCTCCGCGGGTGAGTCTGTTCCGGCGCCCCCCGGGCCGTCGGCACCCGTCGTCGACTCCGCCCCATCACCCGGCGACTCGTCGCTCGTCGCCGTCGGCTCGTCCGGGTCGTCCGTCTCGTCCAGCCTCGTCGGTGGCGACGTGGGCGTCGTCGTCCCCCGAGTCGTGCTGTCGGCCGCGGGGTCGTCGGCGTCGTCCCCAGCGCCGTTCGTCGTGTCGCCTGGGGTGTTGTCCGTGGTGTCCTCCACGGTGATGTCCGTGGTGTCCTCTACGGTGCTGTCCGTGGTGTCGTCCCTGGCGCTATCCATCGCGTCGCCTGCGGTGCTGTCCGTGGTGTCGTCCCTGGCGCTATCCATCGCGTCGCCTGCGGTGCTGTCCGTGGTGTCGTCCTCGGCACGGAGTCGCGTCGGCAGCGTCGACACCGGACCGGCGTCCGTCCGACGGACGTGGTCGTCGTAGTCACGGTACACCGGGCCGTGACGCGCCGAGTCGTAGTCCGTCTCCGGCGGTACGTCCGACGGCCGGGGGTTCGACAGCCGGCGGCCGTCGCCGCCGGCGGCGCGCTCCGCGCGCCACGCGGCGTCGAAGGCTCGCGGGTCGAACGGTTCGTCGGGCAGCGGCGTCGGGTCGGCGACCGACGGGAACCGGTCGGGGTCGAGCCCGTCCGTCCGTGAGTCGCCACACCGGGCCGCCAGCGCGTCCGCGGCCGCCGTCCCGTGGCGGCGGACGAACGCGCGGGCAGTGTCGTCGTCCGTGCCGACGAGCGCCGCGAGCGTCGCTCGCTCGGCGCCGACTCGGGCGAAGAAGGCCGCGGCCGTCGCGCGGAGCCGGCGGGGGTCTACGCCCGCGGGGTCGACGCCGGCGGCGGCGTCGGCGGCGGCCGCGAGCCCGCGCTCGAACGGCCGGCCCTCGTGAGTGTACTCGCGGTCTCGCCGTCTGTCCAGCGTGTGGGCGAGGACCGCCGTCAGTCGCCGGGACCAGCCGAACGACACCGTCCGGCCGCCGTGTGGCGGCTCCCAACACCGGTCGGACAGGACCGACAGCGCGGACTCGTCCGTCTCGGCGGCGGCCTCACGAGCCGTCTCACAGCAGTCCCGACAGGCACACGGCTCGCCGGCGGGGACGCGAAGACGACCGGCCGCCCAGTCCACCCACCCCTCGTGGAGGTGCCGCAGCGCCGCCGGCCCGAGACCGAGACGGGCGCCACACAACACCGCCGCCGGCGCCGCGCCGCCGACGGCGACGGCGCCACGGTACAGCGACACGACGACCGGCGCCGGCAACGGCTCCGTCTCCCGTATCGACATTCTACCAGACTGTTTCGCTGCCTAATATTAACGTCTACGAAACGAGTCCCGCCGGCGGGAGGTCGGTCGCTACGCCGACGCGACCGAACCGGCTTCGTACAGTTCGACCGGCGGAACGGCTCTGCGTCAAGTATCTGTATTTATAGTCTTTGTCTAAAATCTCGTGGTCTTTTTGTTTCAGGCCTTGAGCAGGCGATACGTTTTATTAGGCTCGACGCGCAGTACGTTACCATGTCACGATCTGACGAACACGAACGGAGCACACGACGACGGGTGCTGGCCGCGATGGGCAGCGGGACGGTAGTCGGGTTGGCCGGCTGTGCCGGGCAGGGCGGCGAAGAGACCGAGACGGAGTCGGAGTCGGGTGGGGGAGAGACGGACACACAGACGGACGAGGAGGTCGACCCGTCGGACGTCCAGACTGGGGAGTTCGTCGCCTCCGCGGCGGCGAACCCCGGAACGTTCGACCCGACGGTCATCACGGACGCCACCTCCAACTCCACCATCGGCGCGTTCTCATACGAGACGCTGGTCGCGCCGTTGTTCGACCTCTCGGAGTTCCGGGGGGAGCTGGCGACGGACTGGAGCGTCGACGGCTCGACGTACACGTTCCAGATCCGGGAGGGCGTCACCTTCCACACCGGCAAGGAGATGACGGCCGAAGACGTGGCGTTCTCGTTGGAACGGACCCGTGGAACGACCAACGGCTCCGACGTGTCTTGGTTCGACTCCACGAACGTGCTCGGCGACTACGAGATCGAACTGGAGGCGCCGGACCCACACGCGCCGTACCTCACGAACCTCTCGGCGGTGCCGATCCTGCCGAACGACGTGGACGGGGTGTCGACGAGTCCCGGAGAAGACGACTTCGCGTTCACGGAGGAGTCGATCGGCACCGGGCCGTTCCTGCTCGACACGTTCTCGCCGGAGGACCGCGTCGTGTTCACCCCGTACGAGGACTACTGGTACGACGGGGACGACTACCCGACGACTGCGCCGTGGGACCAGGTGACGGTCCGTGTCATCACGGAGCAGGTCACCCAGGAGGAGGCGATGGCCAACGGGGAGCTCGGGATGATCGACAACGCCGCCCCGTTCGAGCTCCAGCAGTGGGAGAGTCAGACCGGGACGGTCGTCGCCGACAGCGCCGTCGGCTACGACTTCGTCACCTACCCCGTCGAGGTGTCGCCGTACGGCAACAACAAGTTCCGGCGGGGACTGACGAAGCTGATCCCACGGGCGGAGATCATCGAGGCGATCTTCGGCGGGCGAGCCACGGGACTCGCCGGCCCGGTCAGCCCCGGACTGGGTGCGTTCTTCGACGCCGAGCGCGAACAGGAGCTGATCCAAGAGTACGTCGCCGAAGACAAGGGAGAGGCGGTCTCGCTCATCCAGGAGGCGTTGGACGAGGAGGGGGTCGAGACCCCGTTCCAGATGTCGCTCATCACGAACGTCAACCGCACCCGGGAGCGGTGGATGGAGGTGATCCAACAGGCGTTCGACGACACGGAGGTGCTGTCGGCAGAACTGGAGGTGCGGGCGTTCGACGACCTCGTGCCGTTCCTGTTGGACCCGGAGGGGGCCGCCCAGTCGTCGGACGTGGTCGGCATCGGCTGGACGGGCGGCTCCGACCCCAACGGCCACGTCGAGGGGCTGCTCGCCTCGTACAACCACGTCCCGGACGGGTTCAACTGGAACCTCTACGAGAGCGAGGAGATGGACTCGCTGATCGAGGAGGGCCAGACCACCGTCGGCACGGAGGCGCGCCGGCCGATCTACGACGACATCCAGGAGCTCGTCGCCGACGATCTCCCGATGGCGAACATGTGGACCGCCGAGAAGCTCGACGTGGTGAACCCGGACGCCGTCGACGACGTGAACAACTGGCAGCCACACCCCAACTCCAGCAACCGCTACGACACGCTGTACAGCCCACACCTGGACCAGGTGACCTACCCACCGCAGTGAGCGGACGCGGCGCGCACTGATCGGTCGGCGGCGGGACGTGTTCGCCGCCGACACACGCAAACGGCGGAGCGACGACGAACACAGCGACCACGACCGACCCATCCGAACGATACACACCGTGTCACACACTACCGATACACAAACACGATGAGTCTGCAACGGTACGTCCTGAAGCGAACGCTACTCACGATCCCGTTGTTGTTGGGGATCACCGCGATCACGTTCGGGATGGTCCACCTCATCCCCGGCGACCCCATCGACTTCGTCACGTTGTTCACCGACCTGGACCCGGAGACGAAAGCGGAGATCCGCGCACAGTACGGCCTGGACGATCCGGTGTGGCTCCAGTACGTCAACTGGGTGACGGACGCCGCACAGTTCGACTTCGGCCGGTCGATCATCACGCGACGGCCGGTGGCCGCCGAGATCGTCGACCGGCTGCCGTTCACCCTCGTGATGGGGACGATGGCGTTCGGCGTCGCGGTACTCACCGCCATCCCCGCGGGTGTCGCGGCCGCCTACTACCGGAACACGCTCGTCGACCAGTTCTCCCGAGTGTTCGCGCTCGTCGGGATCGCCATGCCGAACTTCTGGCTCGGGCTGCTCCTGATCCTGGTGTTCGGCAACTGGCTGGATATCTTCTCCATCCTGCCGCCGACGGAGAAGGGGTTGTTCAGCCCGGCGATGCTGTCGTACACGATTCTGCCGGCGTTGGCCATCGGCACCGGCTCCACCGCACTCCTGATGCGGCTGATGCGGTCGTCGATGGTGGAAGAGATGGACAAAGACTACGTCCGGACGGCCCGCGCGAAGGGACTCCCGGAGCGGACGGTCGTGACGAAACACGTCCTGCGGAACTCGCTGATCTCCGTCGTCACCGTCGCGGCGATCCAGATCGCGTTCATCGTCAGCGGCTCCGTCGTCGTGGAGATCGTCTTCGCGTACCCCGGACTCGGCCGGCTGTTGGTCAACCGGGTCGGTAACCGTGACTTCCCGGTGATCCAGGCAGTCGTGTTGTTGATCGGTGTCTCCGTGATCCTCGCCAACCTGCTCGCGGACGTACTGTACGCGTATCTCGACCCACGGATCAGGTACTGACAATGGCTACCAGAGAGCAATCGACCGAACGCGGACGCATCACCGTCGAGGGGTTCGACGTGAACAGAGTGCTGGAGCGGGACGACATCTCCTCGTGGACGCCGTCGTTCCGGGAGGAGGCCGGTCACGGCCGGTGGTACTACGCCTGGCGTCGGTTCAAGCGCAACCGACTCGCCCTGTTCGGCGCCGCCGTCATCGGGCTGATGGTGTTCCTGGCGGTGTTCGCCCGACCGATCGGCCTCCCGTCGGAGCTGCCGGTGTTGGCCGGCCAGACGGTCCAGCCGTTCTCGCTGGCGCCGGCCAACCCCGCCGAGCAGGACATCCTGACCGGCCACACGCCGCCGTCGCTCGACAGCTTCGGCAACGACGAGCCGCTGGGGCTCCACCTGATGGGGACGGACTGGGCCGGCCGCGACATCCTCTCGCGGGTGATCTTCGGCGGGCGGTGGAGCATCTCGCTGGGGTTCATCGCAGTCGCCGTCGCCCTACTCATCGGTGTTCCGTTGGGCGCCATCGCCGGCTACTACGGCGGCTACGTCGACAGCGCGATCATGCGGCTCGTCGACATGCTGTACGCGTTCCCGTTCATCGTGCTGGCGATCGCGGTGATCGCCATCCTCGGGCGAGGGTACTGGGAGTTGGTGTTCGCGCTCGTCGCGGTCGGCTGGCTGTCGTACGCCCGGATCGTCCGCGGGGAGGTGTTGAGCGTGAAACAGAACGAGTACGTCACCGCCGCGCGGGCGCTGGGGGCCCGGGACCGATCCGTGATCCTCAGGCACATTCTGCCGAACGCGATGGCCCCGGTGATCGTCCAGGCGACGCTGTCCGTCGGGACGACCGTCCTCACCGCGGCCGCCCTGGGGTTCATCGGACTGGGACTGTCGCCCGCCACCGCCGAGTGGGGGGTCATGCTGAACGTCGAGCAGGACTCCATCGCCCGCGGCCAGTGGTGGGCCGGGGTGTTCCCGGGGCTCGCCATCTTCCTGTTCGTGATGGCGATCAACCTCGTGGGCGACGGCGTCCGGGACGCCTTCGACCCACAGGGTGACAAGACCGGCTCCGGGGGGTTCCGCTGATGGCGATGCTGGAAGTCGAAGACCTGAACGTCAGGTTCTACACGGAAGACGGCGTCGTGAAGGCGACACAGAACCTCTCGTACCAGATCGAGGCTGGCGAACGGTTCGGTGTCGTCGGGGAGAGCGGCGCGGGCAAGTCAGTCACGAGCCTGGCCGTGATGCGGCTGATCGACGAGCCGGGCGTGATCGAGTCCGGCTCGATCCGGTTCAAGGGGCGCGAACTGCTGGATCTCTCCCGCGAGGAGATGCGGGAGGTCCGGGGCGACGAGATATCGATGATCTTCCAGGACGCCGAGACGGCGCTGAACCCCGCTTACACCGTCGGCGAACAGATCGCCGAGGCGATCCGGCTCCACATGGGGTACGACGACGACGCCGCCCGGGATCGGACGGTAGAGCTGTTGGAACAGGTCGGCATCCCCGACCCCGTCGAGCGCTACTCCGACTACCCACACCAGTTCTCCGGCGGGATGCAACAACGCGCGGTCGTGGCGATGGCGCTGTCGTGTGACCCGGACCTCATCATCGCCGACGAGCCGACGACCGCACTCGACGTGACGATCGAGGCGCAGATCCTCGACCTCCTGGAGACGGTGACCGAGGAGTTCGACACCGCGATCCAGCTCATCACCCACGATCTGGGCGTCGTCGCGGAGTTCTGCGACCGACTGATGGTGATGTACGCCGGCCACCCCGTGGAGATGGCCCCGGTCGAGGAGGTGTACTACGACCCACAACACCCGTACACCGTGGGGCTGATGAGTTCGATCCCGCGGATCGGCGACGAGCGCGACCGGCTCCAGACGATCCCCGGCCGGATGCCGGACCTGATCGAGCTCCCCTCCGGCTGTAACTTCCACCCCCGGTGTCCGTACGCGGAGGAGGCCTGCACCCGACGGGAGCCGCGGCTCGTCGACGTCGACACCGGGGAGCCGGCGGACGCGAGCGACCACGGCCAGCGGTCGGCCGCCTGTCTGGCCCACACCGGGGAGCTCCGGGGTGAACTGGACTACACGGTGACGGTCGACCACGAAGACGACGCTACCGCGGCCGACGGCGGTCGCCCAGCCGACGACGAGGGGGTGGGACGGTGAGCCAGAACGGGTCGACGGCAGGCGCCGCCGACGGCGGTCGTCGACCGGGCGAGGAGCCGTTGTTGCGGGTGGAGAACCTGAAGAAGTACTACGACTCCGACAGCGGCTTCCTCGACCGACTGCTGGGGCGGACGGCGAAGGTGAAGGCGGTCGACGGCGTCTCCTTCGAGATCTACGAGGGGGAGACGATGGGGCTGGTCGGGGAGTCCGGCTGCGGGAAGAGCACCGTCGGACGGACGATTCTCCAGCTCCACGAGCCGACGGCGGGGCGCGTCTACTACCGCGGCCGCGACATCACCGGACTGGACGGCCAGGAGCTGCGCGAGCTCCGCAAGGAGATGCAGGTCGTGTTCCAGAACCCACAGTCCAGTCTCAACCCCCGGCTCACGATCAACGACATCATCGGCGAGGCGTTGGACATCCACGGCCTGGAGTCCGGCACCTCCCGCGACGAACGGATCAAGGAGCTGTTGGAACGAGTGGGGCTGTCGGCGAGTCACGCCAACCGTTACCCCAACGAGTTCTCGGGGGGCCAGCTCCAGCGCATCGGGATCGCCCGCGCGCTGGCGGTGGATCCGGAGTTCATCGTCTGTGACGAGCCGGTGTCGGCGCTGGACGTGTCCGTCCAGGCGCAGATCCTCAACCTCCTGGACGACCTCCAGGCGGAGTTCGGGCTGTCGTACCTGTTCATCGCCCACGACCTGAGCGTGGTGGAACACGTCTCCGATCGGATCGCCGTCATGTACCTCGGCGAGGTCGCGGAGCTGGCGAGCCCGGACGAACTGTTCACCCCGCCACAGCACCCGTACACGGAGGCGTTGCTGTCTGCCATACCGGAGCCGGACCCGGGCTGGGTGGGCGACCGAATCATCCTGGAGGGGAGTGTCCCCTCGCCCATCGACCCACCGTCCGGCTGCAAGTTCCACACGCGGTGTCCACGGGTGATCCAGCCGGAGGCGTTCGAACTGGAGCAGCCGGAGTGGCGGGCCGTGTTGGACCTGGTCGAACGGATCGACGGCGGCGGGGTGGACTTCGACACCGCCGAGTCGCTGGTGTCGTCGGGAGACGCGCCGGATCTGGCGGCTGCCGTCAGAGCGGAGTACGACGTGCCGGAGACGCTGTCGGACCCGGAGGCGGAGCGGGCGTTGTCTACGGCGGTGTCGGCGGCCGTCGAGGCGGCGCCGGGGGCGGCGGAGACGGACGTCGCCGAGACGTTCGCGTCCCCGTGTACGACCGCCGAGCCGGAACTACGCGAGATCGACGGGGGTCGAGCGTCCTGTCACCTGTTCGATCCGGAACACGCCGACCCCTCGCCGGAGATCGCCCCGCGACAGACGAGCGACGAACGGGTGAACGACCGACAGGCGGGTGACGACTGACCCAGACCGATGCGACGAATCTACGACTCCGACGCCGTGGACCGCGACGACGACGACCCGTTCGCGCCCGGGGAACGCGAGGAGGCCCGCCCGCGTGCGGCCCGGACCGTCCCGGTCGAGCGAGTCACCCGAGCGCTCTTCCCGGCGACCGTCCGTGCCCGGATGCTCCGGGTGCGGATCGACGCCCCGACCGCCGTGCCCGCCGGCGAGCCGGTGCCGTTCGCCGTCGAACTCCACAACCCGTCGCCGGTGCCCGTCTCCGTCGAGACCGTCTCTCGGCTCGCCTGGCACTGGGCCGTCGACGGCCACCGGGAGGCGACACACGACCCCGAGACGCCCGCCGCCGAACCCGGACGGCTCCTGTTCGACCGGGGGGAGCGCAAACAGTTCACCCGGACGTGGGACGGGCAGTTTCGGGTCTCCCACACGGAGTGGGAGCCGGCCGGCGTGGGTACGTACACGCTGTCGACCGCGATCAACGTCGCCGACCCGGAGGCCGTGGGGCTGACCGCCGAGACGACCGTCCGGCTGGAGTGACTCACTCCGCGGGGTAGCGTCGCTCCGTGGCGAGCCGTGCCACCCGCTCGACGGCCGCGACGAGTTCGTCGTCGGCCGCGAGCGCGTACCGTGTGGTCGTCGTGTCGGCGAACGACCCGTCCCCGGCCGTCGAGTCTCCGGACGCCTCGTCCCCGGCTGTCGCGTCTCCGGACGCCTCGTCCCCGGCTGTCGCGTCTCCGGACGCCTCTCCCTCGGTCGTCTCTCCACCTGCCTCCGTCGTCTCGAAGATGTCGAACGCCGACAACGGCTCCAACGCCTCGTAGACGGTGCTGTCGGCGACGCCGACAGCCGACGCGATCTCGGCGGGGGTCAGCGGCTCGTCGGCGTACGACAACGCGACGAGCACCTGTGCGCGCACTCGGTTGGCGAACAACCGCGTGAGTCCGTTGTCCGCGACGAGCGTCGGGAGTTCCGCGGGGTCGATCTCCGTGTCGGCCGCCGCTTCGGTGTCGGCCGCCGCCTCGGCGTCACCGCCGTCGGCCTCGGTGTCGGTGTCGTCCACACGGACCACCGGACGGCGGGCGACATGACGGTTTCGGCCAGTCAGCCGAGATCGACCCACGCGCCCGTCTCGTCGCTCCGGGCGACGGCGTCCAACAGCCGTTGCACGGCGTAGCCGTCGTCGAACGAGGGGGTGAACGACTCCCCGGCCGCGACTGCAGAGAGGAACTCGTAGTTCTCGTGGACGAACGTGTGCTCCCAGCCGAGGACGTGGCCCGGCGGCCACCAGTGGTCGACGTACGGGTCCGACTCGTCGGTGACGAGCACCGTCTCGTACCCCCGGCCGTCCGTCTTCACCTGGAGTTCGTTCAGCCGCTCCAGGGAGAACTCCAGGCTCCCCTCGCTCCCGTGGACGGCGACCGTGTGGTCG belongs to Halobaculum sp. MBLA0143 and includes:
- a CDS encoding extracellular solute-binding protein; amino-acid sequence: MADETREFPRRTVVSAVGAGAVGGLAGCLGGDSGGSVDESAPTITHERFGKGETPLTYQTSTFYTPIEEQSDQPAAAPALKEQHEAWAENHPDYRIDVKYPAFGQWKNNLLTSAAEGNAPDGSTLDSKWVADFYEYLQPLNDYVDDIDDFFPFVRETAVRDGDLLAAWKYTGCRCLYYRQDVLDTYNDGDPPTTWEELLTVGQEIDAGEEMDAFMFPTSSALTNLPYFWSAGGELLDDSGAPVLGEDANRQALVDALSFVRDLVDTGVTPQRVASIEEVEFLPREGRAGNLAMFVGNNDQIERNIKNPIEADDGVPDDRWERWKVAKIPRPADGEHTTGVGGWTEGTFRSSDDGAADAMKSFIAKFVEPESMGRYCESAALLPTRESVFDDEELYDPDTPYQDRFREFLQDGVARPPRPIYSTIASEYVIAIENVVTDQADPESAAETMITNVADEYDAS
- a CDS encoding CheF family chemotaxis protein; the protein is MSIRETEPLPAPVVVSLYRGAVAVGGAAPAAVLCGARLGLGPAALRHLHEGWVDWAAGRLRVPAGEPCACRDCCETAREAAAETDESALSVLSDRCWEPPHGGRTVSFGWSRRLTAVLAHTLDRRRDREYTHEGRPFERGLAAAADAAAGVDPAGVDPRRLRATAAAFFARVGAERATLAALVGTDDDTARAFVRRHGTAAADALAARCGDSRTDGLDPDRFPSVADPTPLPDEPFDPRAFDAAWRAERAAGGDGRRLSNPRPSDVPPETDYDSARHGPVYRDYDDHVRRTDAGPVSTLPTRLRAEDDTTDSTAGDAMDSARDDTTDSTAGDAMDSARDDTTDSTVEDTTDITVEDTTDNTPGDTTNGAGDDADDPAADSTTRGTTTPTSPPTRLDETDDPDEPTATSDESPGDGAESTTGADGPGGAGTDSPAETTGPRLGPDAGEASAAPRNRATEPIRLTESVRVAVAGLNGGQPTDARVVLGADEVVVAADETVTIPLSAVVDVAVDYVPDGMDDVFDDTVAVAYRRDGRRRLAVGEFPGRRQVDAADALFEALLADETVLVTHPARIGGRVTDERPRPCTVVPEGRRLAFHADGEPVTTIHPTELVHAERGRQRVADGGDTRKAVKVRHHDGGDTVTTEFGAADDRLFRVLERRITHDYRRREERLRDLDLSEAETETLVALYSAGDEMDVGMLLDVDPEGVGQILESLSARGLVDVEDDPGLTAMGETVVSERLDDVND
- a CDS encoding ABC transporter substrate-binding protein — protein: MSRSDEHERSTRRRVLAAMGSGTVVGLAGCAGQGGEETETESESGGGETDTQTDEEVDPSDVQTGEFVASAAANPGTFDPTVITDATSNSTIGAFSYETLVAPLFDLSEFRGELATDWSVDGSTYTFQIREGVTFHTGKEMTAEDVAFSLERTRGTTNGSDVSWFDSTNVLGDYEIELEAPDPHAPYLTNLSAVPILPNDVDGVSTSPGEDDFAFTEESIGTGPFLLDTFSPEDRVVFTPYEDYWYDGDDYPTTAPWDQVTVRVITEQVTQEEAMANGELGMIDNAAPFELQQWESQTGTVVADSAVGYDFVTYPVEVSPYGNNKFRRGLTKLIPRAEIIEAIFGGRATGLAGPVSPGLGAFFDAEREQELIQEYVAEDKGEAVSLIQEALDEEGVETPFQMSLITNVNRTRERWMEVIQQAFDDTEVLSAELEVRAFDDLVPFLLDPEGAAQSSDVVGIGWTGGSDPNGHVEGLLASYNHVPDGFNWNLYESEEMDSLIEEGQTTVGTEARRPIYDDIQELVADDLPMANMWTAEKLDVVNPDAVDDVNNWQPHPNSSNRYDTLYSPHLDQVTYPPQ
- a CDS encoding ABC transporter permease; translation: MSLQRYVLKRTLLTIPLLLGITAITFGMVHLIPGDPIDFVTLFTDLDPETKAEIRAQYGLDDPVWLQYVNWVTDAAQFDFGRSIITRRPVAAEIVDRLPFTLVMGTMAFGVAVLTAIPAGVAAAYYRNTLVDQFSRVFALVGIAMPNFWLGLLLILVFGNWLDIFSILPPTEKGLFSPAMLSYTILPALAIGTGSTALLMRLMRSSMVEEMDKDYVRTARAKGLPERTVVTKHVLRNSLISVVTVAAIQIAFIVSGSVVVEIVFAYPGLGRLLVNRVGNRDFPVIQAVVLLIGVSVILANLLADVLYAYLDPRIRY
- a CDS encoding ABC transporter permease — encoded protein: MATREQSTERGRITVEGFDVNRVLERDDISSWTPSFREEAGHGRWYYAWRRFKRNRLALFGAAVIGLMVFLAVFARPIGLPSELPVLAGQTVQPFSLAPANPAEQDILTGHTPPSLDSFGNDEPLGLHLMGTDWAGRDILSRVIFGGRWSISLGFIAVAVALLIGVPLGAIAGYYGGYVDSAIMRLVDMLYAFPFIVLAIAVIAILGRGYWELVFALVAVGWLSYARIVRGEVLSVKQNEYVTAARALGARDRSVILRHILPNAMAPVIVQATLSVGTTVLTAAALGFIGLGLSPATAEWGVMLNVEQDSIARGQWWAGVFPGLAIFLFVMAINLVGDGVRDAFDPQGDKTGSGGFR
- a CDS encoding ABC transporter ATP-binding protein, giving the protein MAMLEVEDLNVRFYTEDGVVKATQNLSYQIEAGERFGVVGESGAGKSVTSLAVMRLIDEPGVIESGSIRFKGRELLDLSREEMREVRGDEISMIFQDAETALNPAYTVGEQIAEAIRLHMGYDDDAARDRTVELLEQVGIPDPVERYSDYPHQFSGGMQQRAVVAMALSCDPDLIIADEPTTALDVTIEAQILDLLETVTEEFDTAIQLITHDLGVVAEFCDRLMVMYAGHPVEMAPVEEVYYDPQHPYTVGLMSSIPRIGDERDRLQTIPGRMPDLIELPSGCNFHPRCPYAEEACTRREPRLVDVDTGEPADASDHGQRSAACLAHTGELRGELDYTVTVDHEDDATAADGGRPADDEGVGR
- a CDS encoding ABC transporter ATP-binding protein, which gives rise to MSQNGSTAGAADGGRRPGEEPLLRVENLKKYYDSDSGFLDRLLGRTAKVKAVDGVSFEIYEGETMGLVGESGCGKSTVGRTILQLHEPTAGRVYYRGRDITGLDGQELRELRKEMQVVFQNPQSSLNPRLTINDIIGEALDIHGLESGTSRDERIKELLERVGLSASHANRYPNEFSGGQLQRIGIARALAVDPEFIVCDEPVSALDVSVQAQILNLLDDLQAEFGLSYLFIAHDLSVVEHVSDRIAVMYLGEVAELASPDELFTPPQHPYTEALLSAIPEPDPGWVGDRIILEGSVPSPIDPPSGCKFHTRCPRVIQPEAFELEQPEWRAVLDLVERIDGGGVDFDTAESLVSSGDAPDLAAAVRAEYDVPETLSDPEAERALSTAVSAAVEAAPGAAETDVAETFASPCTTAEPELREIDGGRASCHLFDPEHADPSPEIAPRQTSDERVNDRQAGDD